One segment of Lepus europaeus isolate LE1 chromosome 16, mLepTim1.pri, whole genome shotgun sequence DNA contains the following:
- the BRF2 gene encoding transcription factor IIIB 50 kDa subunit has protein sequence MPGGGRCPECGSAELVEDSHYSQSQLVCSDCGCVVTEGTLTTTYSDEGHLREVTYSRSTGESEQASRSQQRGLRRVRDLCRVLQLPPTFEDTAVAYYQQAYRHSGIRAARLQKKEVLVGCCVLITCRQHNWPLTMGTICTLLYADLDVFSSTYLQMVKLLGLDVPSLCLADLVKTYCSSFKLFQASASVPAKYVEDKEKMLARTLQLVELANETWLVTGRHPLPVITAATFLAWQSLRPSGRLTCSLAQFCKLASVDLPYPASSRLQELLAVLLRMAEQLAWLQVLNLDKRSVVKHIGDLLQHRHTLVRAAFRDGAVEAETREPGRQGPEQGQGEEEAAPGSSSGLPQRKRPASPAPLLPPCMLKPPKRIPPTPSVSTVTGDEDISDSEIEQYLRTPQEVREFQRAQASSQATRSVPNPP, from the exons ATGCCGGGCGGAGGCCGCTGTCCCGAGTGCGGCTCGGCTGAGCTTGTGGAAGACTCGCACTATTCGCAGAGCCAGCTGGTGTGTTCCGACTGTGGCTGCGTGGTCACTGAGGGGACCCTTACCACCACCTACAGCGACGAGGGCCACCTCCGAG AAGTCACGTATTCCCGAAGCACAGGAGAAAGCGAGCAAGCGAGCCGCAGCCAGCAACGAG GTCTCCGCCGAGTGAGAGACCTGTGCCGCGTTCTGCAGTTGCCACCGACGTTTGAGGACACGGCGGTCGCCTACTACCAGCAGGCGTACCGGCACTCCGGCATCCGCGCCGCCAGGCTGCAGAAGAAGGAGGTGCTGGTTGGGTGCTGTGTCCTCATCACCTGCCGGCAGCATAACTGGCCGCTCACCATGGGGACCATCTGCACCCTGCTCTACGCAGACCTGGACGTGTTTTCCAGCACCTACCTGCAGATGGTGAAGCTGCTGGGGCTGGACGTGCCGTCCCTGTGCCTGGCAGACTTGGTGAAGACCTACTGTAGCAG CTTTAAACTGTTCCAGGCCTCCGCCTCCGTGCCGGCCAAATACGTGGAGGACAAGGAGAAGATGCTGGCGCGAACTCTGCAGCTGGTGGAGCTGGCGAATGAGACGTGGCTGGTGACCGGGCGGCACCCCTTGCCTGTCATCACGGCGGCCACTTTCCTGGCCTGGCAGTCGCTGCGGCCTTCGGGTCGGCTGACGTGCTCCCTGGCCCAGTTTTGTAAACTGGCGAGCGTGGACCTGCCCTACCCTGCCTCCTCccgcctgcaggagctgctggctgTGCTGCTGCGGATGGCCGAGCAGCTGGCCTGGCTGCAGGTCCTGAACCTCGACAAGCGGTCCGTGGTGAAACACATCGGGGACCTCCTGCAGCACCGCCACACGCTGGTCCGGGCGGCCTTCCGGGACGGAGCTGTGGAAGCGGAGACCCGGGAGCCGGGACGGCAGGGGCCGGAGCAGGGACAGGGCGAAGAGGAGGCGGCGCCAGGTAGCTCCTCAGGGCTGCCTCAGCGGAAGCGGCCAGCCAGTCCTGCCCCCCTGCTCCCCCCCTGCATGCTGAAGCCCCCCAAGCGGATCCCTCCCACCCCGTCGGTGTCCACGGTCACTGGAGATGAGGACATTTCTGACAGTGAAATAGAGCAGTATCTGCGCACCCCCCAGGAAGTGCGGGAGTTTCAGAGAGCCCAGGCTTCGAGCCAGGCCACCAGGAGTGTTCCCAACCCGCCTTGA